One part of the Bdellovibrio sp. KM01 genome encodes these proteins:
- a CDS encoding L,D-transpeptidase family protein — MNIFWKRILVLLVAFGFYSADKSYAQFEAQNPFLEMERQFTPGDYTRLFSNMSVDDMRATMLKSWVHGVNPVYYWRPDMEKAFQEGGATSPGLKAKADENYLKLLQDISIGSANPVMMGTDVKFVQKKFLSPKYLQMLISSSGSRPDLLVDNLAPQNPPYNALKAAIAKVYPACGDGTWTPLKPFKKPLKLGMKNPGVIDLKKRLSLLGYPIVNFDETFDREAQLAVNDIQWNLHWKPDGILSPGGRTWNFLSVSCKDRTRQIQADMEKMRWFPQTFPERYIFVNTAMTYFGMIDKTQPERFTIAFKTINGRPERKTPTMADSLVRVILNPFWIVPPTIFIQDKVEDIKKLNYWEINAYFDSHNYEVWNKEFTRRLDPASINWWAYDSTQDADIYIRQKPHLGNALGIVKFELTNSFAIYLHDTNQRELFVEANRQLSSGCVRLEKPLDLAEYLLRGTPWDRQAIENTIAKPGQVMTKDTKIPLKEPVAVYIGFITSQMFSDKVIRFTTDSYNQNAKVLSLMRAPF; from the coding sequence ATGAATATTTTCTGGAAAAGAATTCTCGTTCTCTTGGTGGCTTTTGGCTTTTATTCTGCTGATAAAAGTTATGCGCAGTTTGAAGCCCAGAACCCTTTCCTGGAAATGGAACGGCAGTTTACTCCTGGGGACTACACGCGCCTTTTTTCGAATATGAGTGTCGACGATATGCGAGCGACAATGTTGAAATCCTGGGTGCACGGTGTGAATCCCGTTTATTATTGGCGCCCTGATATGGAAAAAGCTTTTCAAGAGGGCGGAGCGACCTCTCCCGGATTGAAAGCGAAAGCCGACGAGAACTATCTAAAACTCTTGCAGGATATTTCCATCGGAAGTGCCAATCCCGTTATGATGGGCACAGATGTTAAGTTCGTGCAGAAAAAATTCCTGTCTCCAAAATATCTACAAATGCTGATCAGCTCCAGCGGCTCGCGCCCGGATCTGTTGGTGGATAATCTGGCGCCGCAAAATCCTCCTTATAATGCGCTTAAGGCCGCGATTGCAAAAGTCTATCCAGCTTGTGGCGATGGCACTTGGACACCTTTGAAACCATTTAAAAAACCTTTAAAGCTTGGGATGAAAAACCCTGGTGTGATTGATTTGAAAAAACGGTTAAGTCTTCTGGGCTATCCGATCGTGAATTTCGACGAAACGTTTGATCGGGAAGCACAACTCGCTGTGAATGATATCCAGTGGAATCTTCATTGGAAGCCTGATGGTATTCTTTCTCCGGGTGGTCGCACATGGAATTTTTTAAGTGTTTCTTGTAAGGACCGCACACGCCAGATTCAAGCAGACATGGAGAAAATGCGCTGGTTCCCGCAAACATTCCCAGAGAGATATATTTTTGTAAATACCGCGATGACCTACTTTGGGATGATCGACAAAACTCAACCTGAACGATTTACGATAGCGTTTAAAACCATCAATGGTCGTCCTGAAAGGAAAACACCGACAATGGCGGACAGCCTGGTGCGCGTGATTTTAAATCCTTTCTGGATTGTGCCGCCGACGATTTTCATTCAAGACAAAGTCGAAGATATCAAGAAACTGAATTATTGGGAGATCAATGCTTACTTTGACTCTCACAACTATGAAGTATGGAACAAAGAGTTCACGCGCCGCCTGGATCCTGCAAGTATTAACTGGTGGGCCTACGATAGCACACAAGACGCCGATATTTATATTCGCCAAAAACCCCACTTGGGTAATGCCCTGGGTATTGTGAAGTTCGAACTGACGAATTCTTTTGCGATATATCTGCACGACACAAACCAACGGGAACTTTTCGTGGAAGCGAACCGCCAACTCAGTTCCGGATGTGTGCGCTTGGAAAAACCATTGGATCTGGCAGAGTATCTATTGCGTGGAACGCCCTGGGATCGCCAAGCGATTGAAAATACGATCGCAAAACCCGGTCAGGTTATGACGAAGGATACTAAAATACCTTTGAAAGAGCCGGTCGCGGTATATATCGGCTTTATCACTTCGCAAATGTTCTCTGATAAGGTGATTCGTTTTACGACGGATTCCTATAATCAAAATGCGAAAGTTCTATCTTTGATGAGGGCTCCTTTTTAG